One segment of Yersinia kristensenii DNA contains the following:
- the dinG gene encoding ATP-dependent DNA helicase DinG → MALSPAVKEQISQWYKALSQQIPDFIPRAPQRQMIAEVAKTLSGDAGRHLAIEAPTGVGKTLSYLIPGIAISRAESKPLVVSTANVALQDQIYSKDLPLLKKIIPDLKFTGAFGRGRYVCPRNLAAMCTDVSGQGDLSLFLGDELAPANGEEQATCLALSKSLNSHVWDGLRDHHQLSLSDSLWAKLSTDKANCLGRNCHYFRECPFFIARKEIESADVVVANHALVMAALETESVLPNPKELLLVLDEGHHLPDVARDALEIEGEITAVFANMQLDMIVRLVDQCMVQYRPKNPPGLANPERLKDHCEQLRELMLSIEQQVSQLLPADGNPAVHRFEMGELPGNLTEDCAKLFKLTDALRGLAEFVLNDLSEQTGKHDIVRLHRAILQMSRTLGYLEAMSKLWRLAAMEKASNAPISKWITRDYRENQTHLYFHCVGIRVSDQLDKMLWRKVPHVIVTSATLRSLNSFARLQELSGLSEKAGDRFETLSSPFNHIDQGKLIIPKMRFEPTMAHEAEHLAEMAHFFRAQHATGRHKGMLILFSSHRAMQTFLSHVTDLRLMLLVQGDQPRYRLVEEHRKRVKNGTASVLIGLQSFAEGLDLKGELLTQVHIHKISFPPIDSPVILTEGEWLKSLKRYPFEVQSLPSASFNLIQQVGRLIRSNQCHGEIVIYDRRLLTKGYGSRLLAALPVFPIEQPDMPEGKSMPVPVVKVAAKAAGKRVRRKRAAL, encoded by the coding sequence ATGGCGTTGTCCCCAGCAGTAAAAGAACAAATTAGTCAGTGGTATAAGGCGCTTTCGCAGCAGATCCCGGACTTTATTCCCCGAGCGCCACAGCGCCAGATGATAGCTGAAGTGGCGAAAACACTGTCCGGCGATGCGGGCCGTCATTTGGCTATTGAGGCCCCGACCGGCGTTGGCAAAACCCTGTCTTACCTGATCCCCGGTATTGCCATTAGTCGGGCAGAAAGTAAGCCGCTGGTGGTCAGTACCGCAAACGTGGCGTTGCAGGATCAGATTTACAGTAAAGACTTGCCGCTGTTGAAGAAGATTATTCCTGACCTTAAGTTCACCGGTGCCTTTGGGCGCGGGCGGTATGTGTGTCCGCGCAATCTGGCGGCGATGTGCACGGATGTCTCCGGCCAGGGGGATTTATCACTTTTTCTCGGTGACGAATTGGCCCCCGCCAATGGTGAGGAACAAGCCACATGCCTGGCCCTGTCTAAGTCTTTGAATAGCCATGTTTGGGATGGCCTGCGTGACCATCATCAGTTATCACTTAGTGACAGTTTGTGGGCCAAATTAAGTACCGATAAGGCCAACTGCCTCGGGCGTAATTGCCATTATTTTCGTGAGTGCCCGTTTTTTATTGCCCGCAAAGAAATCGAAAGTGCTGATGTGGTGGTCGCCAACCATGCATTAGTCATGGCGGCATTGGAAACTGAATCCGTATTGCCCAATCCCAAAGAGCTGCTGTTGGTATTGGATGAAGGCCATCATCTGCCCGATGTGGCACGGGATGCGCTAGAAATTGAGGGTGAAATCACCGCTGTTTTTGCCAATATGCAATTGGATATGATTGTCCGGTTGGTAGATCAATGCATGGTGCAATACCGGCCGAAAAACCCACCGGGCCTGGCGAATCCCGAGCGCTTGAAAGACCATTGCGAGCAGTTGCGTGAGCTGATGCTGAGTATAGAACAGCAAGTTAGTCAGCTTTTACCCGCTGATGGTAACCCGGCGGTACATCGCTTCGAAATGGGCGAATTACCGGGCAATTTGACGGAAGATTGCGCCAAATTATTCAAGTTGACGGATGCCCTACGTGGTTTGGCTGAGTTTGTTCTTAATGATTTGAGCGAACAAACCGGTAAGCACGATATTGTGCGGTTACATCGTGCCATTTTACAAATGAGCCGGACTTTGGGTTATCTCGAGGCCATGAGCAAGCTTTGGCGCTTGGCCGCGATGGAAAAAGCGTCGAACGCACCGATTTCCAAGTGGATTACTCGGGATTATCGCGAGAACCAAACTCATCTCTATTTTCACTGCGTGGGAATTCGTGTTAGTGATCAACTGGATAAAATGCTGTGGCGCAAAGTGCCCCATGTCATAGTCACTTCCGCCACATTGCGCTCACTCAATAGTTTTGCTCGTTTGCAGGAATTGAGCGGTTTGAGTGAAAAGGCCGGAGATCGGTTTGAAACTTTATCATCACCGTTTAATCATATTGATCAAGGGAAGCTGATTATTCCCAAAATGCGCTTTGAGCCGACTATGGCGCATGAAGCTGAGCATTTGGCTGAAATGGCGCATTTCTTCCGCGCACAGCACGCCACTGGGCGGCATAAAGGTATGTTGATCCTGTTTAGCAGCCATCGGGCGATGCAAACTTTTCTCAGCCATGTTACAGATCTGCGTTTGATGCTGTTAGTTCAAGGCGATCAACCGCGCTATCGGCTGGTTGAAGAGCACCGTAAGCGGGTGAAGAATGGCACTGCCAGTGTGTTGATTGGTTTGCAATCTTTTGCTGAGGGGCTGGATTTGAAAGGGGAATTGTTGACTCAGGTTCATATTCACAAGATTTCATTTCCCCCTATCGACAGCCCGGTTATCTTGACCGAGGGTGAATGGCTTAAGTCATTGAAGCGCTATCCGTTTGAAGTGCAAAGTTTGCCAAGTGCTTCATTTAACTTGATACAGCAGGTCGGGCGTTTGATTCGCAGTAACCAATGCCACGGTGAAATTGTTATCTATGATCGGCGTTTATTAACCAAAGGCTATGGTTCGCGTTTGCTGGCGGCGTTGCCGGTTTTCCCCATTGAGCAACCAGATATGCCGGAGGGCAAAAGTATGCCAGTGCCGGTGGTGAAGGTGGCCGCTAAGGCGGCAGGTAAGAGAGTACGGAGAAAACGGGCGGCTTTATAA
- the aqpZ gene encoding aquaporin Z produces the protein MKQLMAEFIGTFWLVLGGCGSTVLAAMYPVAGIGFLGVALAFGLTVVTMSYALGRISGAHFNPAVSLGLWVGGRFSGAQLLPYILSQVLGGLAGAAVLYLIASGKAGFDASAGFASNGFGTRSPGGYNLPSVLLTEVVLTMGFVMVIMGGTEISSPAVVAPLVIGLCYTLIHLISIPVDNTSVNPARSTGVAIFAGGIALQQLWVFWLAPLVGGALGGAIYPVLFSPPEDLNKL, from the coding sequence ATGAAACAGCTAATGGCTGAGTTTATTGGCACTTTCTGGCTGGTGTTAGGCGGTTGTGGCAGTACAGTATTGGCGGCAATGTACCCGGTGGCGGGTATTGGGTTTCTCGGTGTGGCGCTGGCATTCGGGCTGACGGTGGTCACGATGTCTTATGCATTAGGGCGTATCTCTGGTGCGCATTTTAATCCTGCGGTATCACTCGGTTTATGGGTTGGAGGCCGTTTCTCTGGCGCGCAATTACTGCCTTATATTCTCTCGCAAGTGCTTGGGGGATTAGCGGGTGCCGCCGTTTTATATTTAATCGCCAGCGGCAAAGCTGGCTTTGATGCCAGTGCCGGGTTCGCCAGTAACGGCTTTGGCACGCGCTCCCCTGGGGGCTACAACTTACCTTCAGTATTGCTGACCGAGGTGGTTTTAACCATGGGTTTTGTCATGGTGATTATGGGGGGGACGGAGATAAGTTCCCCGGCAGTTGTCGCCCCTTTAGTCATTGGCTTGTGTTATACATTGATTCATTTAATTAGTATTCCAGTAGATAACACCTCAGTAAATCCTGCTCGTAGCACCGGTGTGGCTATTTTTGCCGGAGGTATTGCCTTGCAGCAATTATGGGTATTTTGGTTAGCCCCTTTGGTGGGCGGGGCTTTAGGTGGCGCTATCTACCCTGTGCTGTTCAGCCCGCCGGAAGATCTGAACAAGCTATAG
- a CDS encoding MFS transporter yields MSKTISNQTVQNSTEPSPRRIRMLIGISIASFLGCIDFTVVNTAIPAIAQDMNASIPRVQWVVSLFLMALCAFMVTAGRLADLYGRRRVLYVGMMVFGVSSLGAGLTESIGVLNGWRFIQGAACAVLYTVTVTIVADAFPDHQRGRAVGTLLGVNGLGLALGPVLGGIVVSTLGWRWVFLLNIPLILLSFAFCLGNIRESRLSEGRPLLDITGAILLVSALASLLLGINQGAEWGWLSYKTLSIITLAIVLFTAFFHIESRVAAPLVKLSLFRIPAFSIACLASALLAFFYCAAFFLMPLYLEGTRHYSGLILGLLLLPTTAVMALISPLIGRWMDAAGARPPLIMGFIALALSAGLQATFTPSSALWIIIAAFTLMGIGWGAILSPAAVSALNAVSAEQGGSAMGVAWTLHNLGGAMGLAVSSLIYTTFSQGYQSAMLLLVAISVVGLLAVSWRGK; encoded by the coding sequence ATGAGTAAAACCATCTCTAATCAAACTGTGCAAAATAGCACCGAGCCCTCACCACGCCGGATACGCATGTTGATAGGTATTAGCATTGCCAGCTTCCTCGGCTGTATTGACTTTACCGTGGTAAACACCGCTATCCCGGCTATTGCACAAGATATGAACGCCAGTATCCCCCGTGTCCAATGGGTTGTTTCGCTATTCTTAATGGCGCTATGTGCTTTTATGGTCACCGCTGGCCGATTAGCTGATTTATATGGTCGGCGACGGGTGCTTTATGTGGGAATGATGGTGTTTGGCGTGTCCTCTTTAGGCGCAGGTTTAACCGAAAGTATTGGTGTTCTGAATGGCTGGCGCTTTATTCAGGGGGCCGCCTGTGCCGTTTTGTATACCGTTACAGTGACCATCGTGGCGGACGCTTTTCCTGATCATCAGCGAGGGCGGGCGGTCGGGACATTATTGGGTGTGAATGGGTTAGGGCTGGCGCTCGGGCCGGTACTGGGGGGGATTGTCGTCAGCACTTTAGGGTGGCGCTGGGTCTTTTTATTGAATATCCCCTTAATTTTGCTCAGTTTTGCTTTTTGTCTGGGTAATATCCGAGAATCTCGTTTATCCGAGGGGCGGCCCTTATTGGATATCACCGGCGCGATTTTATTAGTCAGCGCACTGGCCAGCCTACTATTGGGAATTAATCAGGGGGCTGAATGGGGCTGGTTAAGCTATAAAACTCTCTCGATTATTACCCTGGCAATAGTGTTATTCACGGCTTTTTTCCACATTGAAAGCCGGGTCGCTGCGCCGTTGGTCAAACTGAGTTTATTTCGTATTCCAGCGTTTTCTATTGCGTGCCTGGCCAGCGCGTTATTGGCTTTTTTCTATTGTGCGGCATTCTTCCTCATGCCGTTATATTTGGAAGGAACGCGCCATTACAGCGGATTAATATTGGGTTTGCTCTTGTTGCCGACAACCGCCGTAATGGCGCTTATTTCGCCCCTGATTGGCCGCTGGATGGATGCCGCAGGTGCTCGCCCGCCCTTGATTATGGGGTTTATTGCTCTGGCATTATCCGCCGGGTTACAAGCCACTTTCACTCCCAGCAGCGCGCTATGGATAATTATTGCGGCCTTTACCTTAATGGGCATAGGTTGGGGGGCGATCCTCAGTCCAGCGGCCGTTAGCGCTCTCAATGCCGTTTCAGCTGAACAAGGCGGCAGTGCGATGGGAGTGGCCTGGACATTACACAATCTTGGCGGCGCGATGGGTCTTGCCGTCTCAAGCTTGATTTACACCACTTTTTCTCAAGGATATCAATCCGCGATGTTGCTGTTGGTGGCAATCTCAGTGGTGGGACTATTGGCCGTAAGTTGGCGGGGAAAATAG
- a CDS encoding LysR family transcriptional regulator yields MISSERLNGIRAFVQAVDAGGFSRAAEQLGLSRSTVGKAVARLEERLSVRLFQRTTRSLSLTDEGRIFYADCVRALAALDAATTQLAARAVAPSGRLRVSLPVLFGQQWVLPVLLTLADKYPALEIEALFSNQRVDFAEAGIDLVVRIGETGDAVGLTARKLGEQQQVLCGSTAYFTAYGYPQDWQELTEHRTIGQLQNGHNEPWRLWDNHGQIHWMSPVSRLRFDNLAAVATAVLAGQGVALLPRWLVGDALRSGQLQEILPGSTGPGLPINVVWLKGGVMPARLRVAIDALVGAFTPHSPW; encoded by the coding sequence ATGATTTCCAGTGAACGTCTCAATGGTATCCGGGCATTTGTACAGGCGGTCGATGCGGGGGGTTTTAGCCGCGCAGCAGAGCAACTCGGGCTCTCTCGGTCAACCGTCGGTAAAGCCGTTGCGCGGCTAGAGGAGCGGTTATCAGTGCGCTTATTCCAGCGAACCACCCGCAGTTTATCTTTGACTGATGAGGGCCGCATTTTTTATGCCGATTGCGTTCGTGCTTTAGCTGCCCTTGATGCGGCAACAACACAGTTGGCTGCACGGGCTGTTGCACCAAGTGGCCGGTTAAGAGTTTCACTGCCGGTATTGTTTGGACAACAATGGGTGCTGCCGGTACTGCTCACTTTGGCCGATAAATATCCCGCGCTGGAAATTGAAGCGCTGTTTTCTAATCAACGGGTAGATTTTGCCGAAGCGGGTATTGATTTGGTGGTTAGGATTGGCGAAACCGGTGATGCTGTCGGTCTGACAGCGCGCAAATTAGGCGAGCAGCAGCAGGTATTGTGCGGCAGCACGGCCTATTTCACTGCTTATGGTTATCCGCAAGACTGGCAAGAACTCACCGAGCATCGCACGATTGGCCAATTACAAAATGGCCATAATGAACCTTGGCGGCTATGGGATAACCACGGGCAAATTCATTGGATGTCGCCAGTCAGTCGGCTGAGGTTTGACAATCTGGCAGCCGTCGCGACAGCAGTATTGGCTGGGCAGGGGGTTGCTTTGTTACCCCGCTGGTTAGTGGGCGATGCGCTTAGATCGGGGCAGTTACAAGAGATTTTGCCGGGTAGCACTGGGCCGGGGTTGCCTATCAATGTCGTCTGGCTAAAAGGGGGCGTGATGCCCGCCCGGCTGAGGGTTGCCATTGATGCCTTGGTCGGGGCCTTTACTCCACATTCACCGTGGTAA
- the ybiB gene encoding DNA-binding protein YbiB — protein MDYSKIIKEIGRGKNHARDLDQATAYELYKAMLAGQVPALELGGILIAFRIKGESEQEILGFYQAMQEQVMSLRAPQNRPLPVVIPSYNGARKQANLTPLLALLLARFGLPVVVHGVTEDSSRVTSAEVFQHLNIPWSHSAIEAQQRLDNGLPVFIPVSALSAQLDEQLQQRWRMGVRNSSHTLAKLATPFVHDQALRLASVSHPEYMQKVGGFFQAISAPALLQQGTEGEVYANPLRCPPIHYINNGEQQILLERQPESTELALPSSKEAAITARWIEDCLAGVVPIPDSIQKQLACCLVAVGRAETVEQARQQINDL, from the coding sequence ATGGATTACAGCAAAATTATCAAAGAGATTGGGCGTGGTAAAAATCATGCCCGGGATCTGGATCAGGCGACCGCCTATGAACTGTATAAAGCCATGTTAGCTGGACAAGTACCGGCGCTGGAACTGGGGGGTATTCTGATTGCCTTTCGTATTAAAGGTGAGTCTGAGCAGGAGATTCTGGGTTTTTATCAGGCGATGCAGGAACAGGTCATGTCACTGCGGGCACCGCAAAATCGCCCGTTACCCGTGGTTATTCCGAGTTATAACGGCGCGCGTAAACAGGCCAATCTCACTCCATTATTGGCGTTATTGCTAGCCCGTTTTGGGCTGCCGGTGGTGGTGCACGGTGTGACAGAGGACAGTAGCCGAGTGACCAGTGCCGAGGTTTTCCAACACCTGAACATCCCTTGGTCACACAGCGCAATAGAGGCTCAACAGCGCCTGGATAATGGGCTGCCGGTGTTTATTCCTGTTTCAGCGCTGTCCGCTCAATTAGACGAGCAATTACAGCAACGCTGGCGTATGGGGGTGCGGAATAGCAGTCATACATTGGCAAAGTTGGCAACGCCATTTGTTCACGATCAAGCGCTGCGCCTTGCCAGTGTCTCTCATCCAGAATATATGCAAAAAGTCGGCGGTTTCTTCCAGGCTATCAGCGCTCCGGCCCTGTTACAGCAAGGGACTGAAGGGGAGGTTTATGCCAACCCATTACGTTGCCCACCCATCCATTATATCAATAATGGTGAGCAGCAAATTTTGTTGGAGCGCCAACCAGAATCCACCGAGCTGGCATTACCCTCGTCGAAAGAGGCCGCCATTACCGCCCGCTGGATTGAAGATTGTTTGGCCGGTGTGGTGCCCATTCCAGATTCTATCCAAAAACAGCTTGCTTGCTGTTTGGTGGCGGTTGGGCGGGCGGAAACTGTCGAACAGGCACGGCAACAGATTAATGACTTATAA
- a CDS encoding M3 family metallopeptidase: MRQALDYFTALNKDYRAVHQAKEDLFWLNYMGLGGEGIAQQFSAAESVYKRFIAQSHRLKELRDLTALLANEPPSADRDALLHGLQGWYRFFDCNAIEDPNTQTLLDEIIAAESSLYQRRKNFTLTHINAAGERVFASLGELLTNQGTNENAECRHSSHLALRELEQWLLHNGLPELISLRNRFARKLGYRNYFDYKVNKTEQMTPEQLFAILDRFEAQTREANLRSLQQLVEEKGAETLEPWNIRFASGGDVTRLLDPYFPFAESLDRWVNSFKRLHVGFRGAQMNLDLLVRKGKYENGFMHGPVPPFVDQGHWIPARINFTSLAKPDQVGSGASGLNTLFHEGGHAAHFSNIVQNAPCFSQEFPPTSMAYAETQSMFCDSLLDDADWLKRYAKNSQGESIPDTLIQESIQARQPMRAFNDRHILLVPYFEWQLYQWDDEQRTPEAITQLARDIELKILGVSGSPRPTLAIPHLLSMESACSYQGYLLALMAVEQTRAFFLKRDGYLTDNPAIGPDLAEHYWRPGNSVTHDQTLRSLTGEGFNPDYLAKVCNQTVEEAWDEAQKTIELAAMRPQQAADFDLNVTMRIVDGDEQLADNQQGDDAMCRAFARAINARLQ, encoded by the coding sequence ATGCGACAAGCTTTGGACTACTTTACTGCCCTGAACAAGGATTATCGGGCTGTCCATCAGGCCAAAGAAGATCTTTTTTGGCTGAATTATATGGGGTTGGGTGGGGAGGGTATTGCTCAGCAATTCTCTGCAGCTGAGAGTGTTTATAAGCGTTTTATTGCACAAAGCCACCGCTTAAAAGAATTGCGTGACTTGACTGCCCTGTTGGCAAACGAGCCACCCAGCGCGGATCGCGATGCATTACTGCACGGGTTACAAGGGTGGTACCGCTTTTTTGATTGTAATGCTATTGAAGATCCCAACACACAAACCCTACTTGATGAAATTATTGCCGCAGAATCATCCCTTTACCAACGGCGCAAAAACTTCACTCTAACCCATATAAATGCTGCCGGTGAGCGGGTTTTCGCCTCCCTGGGTGAATTATTGACCAATCAGGGCACCAATGAGAATGCAGAATGTCGGCACAGTTCGCACTTGGCATTGCGGGAGTTGGAGCAATGGCTATTGCACAATGGCTTGCCAGAATTAATTAGTTTGCGTAATCGTTTTGCGCGGAAATTGGGTTATCGCAATTACTTTGATTACAAAGTGAATAAAACCGAGCAGATGACACCGGAACAGTTATTTGCCATTTTGGACCGTTTCGAAGCACAAACTCGCGAGGCTAATTTGCGTAGTTTGCAGCAACTCGTTGAGGAAAAAGGCGCTGAAACGCTGGAACCGTGGAATATTCGCTTTGCCAGCGGGGGAGATGTCACCCGCTTACTCGATCCTTATTTCCCCTTTGCCGAGTCACTTGACCGCTGGGTTAATAGTTTTAAGCGGCTGCATGTTGGTTTTCGCGGCGCACAGATGAATTTGGATCTGCTGGTGCGTAAAGGAAAATATGAAAATGGTTTTATGCATGGGCCAGTGCCGCCTTTTGTCGACCAAGGTCACTGGATCCCGGCGCGCATTAATTTCACCAGTTTGGCTAAACCCGATCAGGTCGGGAGTGGGGCGTCGGGGCTAAATACCTTATTTCATGAAGGTGGGCATGCGGCCCATTTTTCTAATATTGTGCAAAATGCCCCCTGTTTTTCACAAGAATTTCCTCCAACCTCAATGGCCTACGCAGAAACGCAATCCATGTTCTGCGATAGTTTGCTTGATGATGCCGATTGGTTAAAACGTTATGCTAAAAACAGTCAGGGCGAATCGATTCCCGATACATTGATTCAGGAAAGCATTCAGGCGCGACAACCCATGCGAGCTTTTAATGATCGGCATATTTTATTAGTGCCCTATTTTGAATGGCAACTTTATCAGTGGGATGATGAACAACGCACACCAGAAGCGATAACTCAGTTAGCTCGAGACATTGAATTAAAAATTCTGGGTGTCAGTGGCAGCCCACGCCCGACATTGGCGATTCCGCATTTGTTATCAATGGAGTCTGCTTGCTCCTATCAAGGTTATTTATTGGCATTGATGGCGGTAGAACAAACGCGAGCATTTTTCCTCAAACGTGATGGTTATTTGACGGACAATCCAGCTATCGGCCCAGATCTCGCCGAGCATTATTGGCGTCCCGGCAACAGTGTCACGCACGATCAGACATTACGCAGCTTGACAGGGGAAGGCTTCAATCCAGATTATCTGGCGAAGGTTTGTAATCAAACCGTTGAGGAAGCTTGGGATGAAGCCCAAAAAACAATTGAACTGGCGGCAATGCGCCCACAACAGGCAGCAGACTTTGACTTAAACGTGACGATGCGGATAGTTGATGGGGATGAGCAGTTGGCTGACAATCAGCAGGGTGATGACGCCATGTGCCGCGCATTTGCCCGTGCTATAAATGCCCGCCTCCAGTAA
- the bhsA gene encoding multiple stress resistance protein BhsA produces MKNIKNFVAVIALSTLSFASFAAEHINSQDAAKLEQVGVISVSGVTDLSSLKAQLAEKADAAGAKAFTITSTTGNNLMHGTATIYN; encoded by the coding sequence ATGAAAAACATCAAAAATTTCGTTGCAGTTATTGCCCTGTCTACTCTGTCTTTTGCTAGCTTTGCCGCAGAACACATCAACAGCCAGGATGCGGCAAAATTAGAACAAGTCGGCGTTATCTCCGTCAGTGGCGTCACTGACCTGAGCAGCTTGAAAGCACAACTGGCTGAAAAAGCAGATGCGGCCGGTGCTAAAGCTTTCACTATTACCTCAACAACCGGTAATAACTTGATGCACGGTACTGCGACTATTTATAACTAA
- a CDS encoding flavin reductase family protein, with protein MSTENYYYYEPAAGHGLAHDPLKSIISPRPIGWISSVSNTGQRNLAPYSFFNCFSDRPPIIGFSSSGWKDSVANITQTGEFVWNLATRPLAEAMNNSSASLPRDQDEFLFAGLTPRHGRRVNVDCVAESPVNFECKLTQCIQLKNAEGATIDNWLVLGEVIAVHINRELINAEGIYQTTAAQPILRGGGPSAYYQIADNLRFDLLRPEGRQSR; from the coding sequence ATGAGTACTGAAAACTATTATTACTACGAACCCGCTGCCGGCCATGGTCTGGCGCATGACCCACTGAAATCTATTATTAGCCCACGCCCCATTGGTTGGATCTCTTCGGTAAGCAATACCGGGCAGCGCAATCTTGCACCTTATAGTTTCTTTAATTGCTTTAGCGACCGCCCACCTATTATTGGTTTTTCCAGCAGTGGCTGGAAGGACAGCGTGGCGAATATCACACAGACCGGCGAGTTTGTCTGGAATCTGGCAACCCGCCCACTGGCCGAGGCGATGAATAATAGCTCGGCTTCTCTGCCGCGGGATCAAGACGAGTTTCTGTTTGCCGGATTGACTCCCAGACATGGTCGCCGCGTCAATGTTGATTGTGTCGCTGAAAGCCCGGTAAATTTTGAATGTAAACTGACCCAATGTATTCAGCTAAAAAATGCTGAAGGGGCCACAATTGATAACTGGCTAGTATTAGGCGAAGTTATCGCCGTACATATTAATCGTGAACTGATCAATGCTGAGGGGATTTACCAAACGACTGCCGCCCAACCCATTTTACGAGGTGGTGGCCCCAGTGCTTATTATCAGATTGCCGATAATTTACGTTTTGACCTGTTACGACCTGAGGGCAGGCAATCCCGGTAA
- the rlmF gene encoding 23S rRNA (adenine(1618)-N(6))-methyltransferase RlmF, whose amino-acid sequence MENKKVFPKEKSGLHPRNRHRSRYDFDALSVSCPELIPFLAPNAYGDISIDFASPLAVKMLNKALLKHFYCIEYWDIPADFLCPPIPGRADYVHHLADLLASCNDGVIPQGKNIAVLDIGVGANCIYPIIGQREYGWRFTGTDIDSQALSAAKMVVSMNPTLKNTLRLKQQKDPQAIFEGILAVNERYDATLCNPPFHGSAEEAAATTRRKLHKLGKGEVAAKPVQNFGGKNSELWCEGGEEGFVSRMVAESATKAQNCFWFTSLISKKTTLPAIYHALRYANAVEVRTIDMAQGQKVSRFVAWTFLTPEQQAAWKAERW is encoded by the coding sequence ATGGAAAACAAAAAAGTATTCCCTAAAGAAAAAAGTGGATTGCATCCGCGCAACCGTCATCGCTCGCGTTATGACTTTGATGCGCTTTCAGTCAGTTGTCCTGAATTAATCCCTTTTTTGGCCCCGAATGCCTACGGTGATATTTCTATCGATTTTGCCTCCCCGCTGGCGGTAAAAATGCTGAACAAGGCATTGTTAAAACATTTCTATTGCATTGAATATTGGGATATTCCAGCAGACTTTTTGTGCCCACCCATTCCTGGGCGCGCGGATTATGTGCATCATCTGGCTGATTTATTAGCCAGCTGCAATGACGGTGTTATCCCGCAAGGTAAGAATATTGCGGTGCTGGATATTGGCGTCGGTGCCAATTGCATTTACCCGATTATTGGTCAACGGGAATACGGCTGGCGTTTCACCGGCACTGACATTGACTCGCAAGCCCTCAGTGCGGCGAAGATGGTGGTATCCATGAATCCAACACTGAAAAATACTCTGCGACTTAAGCAACAAAAAGATCCGCAGGCGATTTTCGAAGGCATTCTGGCGGTGAATGAACGTTACGATGCCACATTGTGTAACCCGCCGTTCCACGGGTCAGCAGAAGAAGCGGCCGCAACTACCCGCCGTAAATTGCATAAATTGGGTAAAGGTGAAGTGGCAGCCAAACCGGTGCAAAACTTTGGCGGAAAAAATAGCGAGTTGTGGTGTGAGGGTGGGGAAGAAGGTTTTGTTAGCCGCATGGTGGCAGAGAGCGCAACGAAAGCGCAAAACTGCTTCTGGTTTACTTCGCTTATTTCGAAAAAAACCACATTACCGGCTATTTATCATGCTCTACGTTATGCCAATGCGGTAGAAGTTCGTACCATTGATATGGCACAGGGGCAGAAAGTAAGCCGGTTTGTGGCATGGACTTTCCTGACGCCGGAGCAGCAGGCCGCCTGGAAAGCTGAGCGCTGGTAA